The following are encoded in a window of Methylicorpusculum oleiharenae genomic DNA:
- a CDS encoding TSUP family transporter, translated as MLAFGSARRYLLGAGVGLITVPFLVKRRFNMRQAVAISSACGLPIAIVGSLGYIILGWGNAGLPSWSMGYIHTPAFLCIVTSSRIFAPMGGATRA; from the coding sequence TTGCTTGCTTTTGGATCAGCAAGACGGTATCTACTGGGCGCCGGCGTCGGGCTCATCACCGTCCCGTTTCTGGTCAAGCGCCGGTTTAACATGCGCCAAGCCGTGGCCATTTCCAGCGCTTGTGGTTTGCCCATCGCCATTGTCGGTTCTCTTGGCTACATCATCCTGGGTTGGGGCAACGCCGGTCTTCCCAGTTGGAGCATGGGCTATATCCATACACCGGCATTTCTCTGCATCGTAACCAGCAGCCGGATATTCGCTCCAATGGGGGGCGCAACTCGCGCATAA
- a CDS encoding sulfite exporter TauE/SafE family protein has translation MRKNQQTLRYSAPAVTLGNNSSAKNFAYFTPWLFVFTLIWLAGYATIFPDPIGLAALNWPLIIVGVFGAFIGNATAIGGGIVFIPVLMFAYQVDPVSALKLTFVTQAVGMSSGASGWLRRGEVPLSLLQWTVPALIIGTMMSTFLIHPQPLLVKGLFGPIAFIAGLLTLITLDRKGGRTELPAKARIPIVLVSFIGGMITGWVAIGEGEIIAAFCMLAYGLNANRAIGLGVVLLSLNSLLLAFVHALYFGGVPWDMAAFTMLGVLWGGRLGPFLAQWISPRATKKGFAFIALLDGLMITLQASYMMYFR, from the coding sequence ATGAGAAAGAACCAACAAACCCTTCGTTATTCTGCCCCTGCGGTTACGCTGGGCAACAATTCATCGGCGAAAAACTTTGCGTATTTCACGCCTTGGCTTTTTGTATTCACCCTCATCTGGCTTGCTGGTTACGCGACTATATTTCCAGACCCAATCGGGCTTGCCGCTCTCAATTGGCCGCTGATCATCGTCGGTGTGTTCGGCGCATTCATCGGTAACGCTACCGCGATTGGGGGCGGCATTGTTTTTATCCCCGTGCTGATGTTCGCTTACCAAGTGGATCCCGTCAGTGCCTTGAAACTCACGTTCGTCACGCAAGCCGTCGGCATGAGCAGCGGCGCATCCGGTTGGCTGCGGCGCGGCGAAGTGCCGTTATCGCTTTTGCAATGGACCGTGCCCGCGCTTATTATCGGGACGATGATGTCCACATTCTTGATCCACCCGCAGCCGCTGTTGGTTAAAGGGCTGTTTGGTCCCATTGCGTTCATAGCGGGCTTGCTAACGCTCATCACGCTTGATCGAAAAGGCGGGCGAACGGAACTTCCAGCAAAAGCCCGTATCCCAATCGTTTTGGTTTCTTTTATCGGCGGCATGATTACCGGCTGGGTTGCGATTGGCGAGGGTGAAATCATCGCTGCCTTTTGTATGCTCGCCTACGGCCTTAACGCTAACCGGGCAATCGGTCTGGGCGTGGTATTGTTGTCGTTAAACTCGCTTTTGCTGGCCTTCGTCCATGCCTTGTATTTTGGCGGCGTACCCTGGGATATGGCGGCATTCACCATGCTCGGTGTACTCTGGGGCGGGCGGCTGGGGCCATTTCTCGCGCAATGGATTTCTCCGCGTGCTACGAAAAAGGGTTTCGCCTTTATCGCGCTGCTTGATGGCTTGATGATTACCCTACAGGCGAGCTATATGATGTATTTTCGCTAA
- a CDS encoding IS110 family RNA-guided transposase — protein sequence MSFLITIGVDIAKFKFDVACLVAGKYKHKTFTNDEPGHVAFTAWFLALCGDVNPLICMEATGAYSFPLADFLVRQGHPVSLVNPAKIHAFAKSELSRAKTDKADAKLIARYALTMNPPLWTQPPANIRELQALVRRVEHLLEMIRMERNRQDTANAKITDSINTVLGILEAELQATRKAIHDHINNHPDLKQRGDLLATIPGIGDASIAHLLIALSQHHAFIHAKQVVAFAGLAPALRQSGQWSGNTHIAKNGDALLRKALYMPALCALRFNPLIRTFSERLKANGKNGKAIACAAMRKLIHIAFGVLKSGKPFDPNYAA from the coding sequence TTAAATTTGATGTCGCTTGCTTGGTTGCTGGCAAATACAAACATAAAACATTTACTAACGATGAACCCGGCCATGTTGCCTTTACAGCCTGGTTTCTTGCCCTGTGTGGTGATGTTAACCCGCTAATTTGCATGGAAGCCACAGGCGCTTACAGCTTCCCGTTGGCTGATTTTTTAGTCCGTCAGGGCCATCCGGTCAGTTTAGTCAACCCCGCTAAAATCCACGCGTTTGCCAAAAGTGAATTGAGCCGGGCCAAGACCGACAAAGCCGATGCCAAACTCATTGCCCGTTACGCATTAACCATGAATCCACCTTTATGGACACAGCCCCCAGCCAATATCCGTGAATTACAAGCATTGGTTCGTCGTGTTGAGCATCTTTTGGAAATGATTCGAATGGAACGCAACCGTCAAGATACTGCCAACGCTAAGATTACTGATTCTATTAACACGGTTTTGGGAATACTCGAAGCAGAACTTCAAGCCACACGCAAAGCGATTCATGACCACATAAATAACCATCCAGACCTCAAACAACGTGGCGATTTACTGGCTACAATTCCAGGTATTGGTGATGCCTCTATTGCGCATTTGTTAATTGCGTTGAGTCAACATCACGCCTTTATCCATGCCAAACAAGTGGTTGCCTTTGCAGGACTTGCCCCTGCACTACGCCAGTCTGGGCAATGGTCTGGCAATACCCATATTGCCAAAAATGGCGATGCGCTTCTCCGCAAAGCACTGTACATGCCAGCGCTTTGCGCGTTACGTTTTAATCCTCTAATTCGCACCTTCAGTGAGCGTCTTAAAGCTAATGGTAAAAATGGTAAAGCCATTGCCTGTGCCGCTATGCGTAAGCTGATTCATATTGCTTTTGGAGTGCTTAAATCAGGTAAGCCTTTTGACCCAAATTATGCCGCTTAA